From a region of the Mus pahari chromosome 12, PAHARI_EIJ_v1.1, whole genome shotgun sequence genome:
- the LOC110329946 gene encoding coiled-coil domain-containing protein 74B-like, with the protein MSGAGLGAGARPLSSSAPGSRGAARLRPRPPAGLQHAGTQPPPLGLSEAQKRILDLEKSLQFLQQQHSETLVKLHEEIEHLKRENKDLHYKLIMNEKPQRKGSISTWSLHSGKSASNSTVSANSQGKTRPQPSSFKKQELKSDGLQNTDLEEQSLSSAALAHSSKLDRVPGAQGQAKDEDAEASNSGATLVGGSHGRQGTGMAPLMSLPPHLRKPTTVQQCEVVIRQLWNANLLQAQELRHLKSLLEGNQRPKAAAEEAGLGSPKDQDSMQFPKVTTKSLSKKCLILSPMPAAERGILPALKQSLKNNFAERQKRLQVVQSRRLHRSVLLSRRPGARPSSLDSGSHQPYFAATRNSKTDRTHDR; encoded by the exons ATGAGCGGGGCCGGGCTGGGGGCCGGGGCTAGGCCCCTCAGCTCCTCGGCCCCAGGCTCCCGGGGTGCGGCCCGCCTACGCCCGCGCCCTCCCGCCGGCCTGCAGCACGCGGGGACGCAGCCGCCTCCGCTCGGGCTCAGCGAAGCACAGAAGCGGATCCTAGACCTGGAAAAGAGCCTGCAGTTCCTACAGCAGCAGCACTCGGAGACGCTAGTCAAACTCCACGAGGAGATCGAGCACCTGAAGCGGGAGAACAAGG ATCTCCACTACAAGCTAATCATGAATGAGAAGCCTCAGAGAAAAG GCAGCATCTCCACATGGAGCCTTCACTCTGGCAAGTCCGCCTCCAATTCCACGGTGTCCG CCAACTCTCAAGGCAAGACCAGGCCCCAGCCCAGCTCCTTCAAGAAACAAGAGCTGAAGTCTGATGGCCTCCaaaacacagacctggaagagcagtcactcaGCAGTGCTGCCCTGGCCCACAGCAGCAAGCTGGACAGAGTCCCTGGGGCTCAGGGACAGGCCAA AGACGAGGATGCAGAAGCCTCTAATTCAGGGGCCACGTTGGTGGGGGGCAGCCATGGCCGGCAAGGGACAGGGATGGCCCCCTTAATGAGCCTGCCCCCGCACCTGCGCAAGCCCACCACAGTGCAGCAGTGTGAGGTGGTCATCCGTCAGCTGTGGAACGCCAACCTCCTGCAGGCCCAGGAG CTACGGCACCTCAAGTCACTCCTGGAAGGGAACCAGAGGCCCAAAGCTGCAGCTgaggaggctgggctgggctctccaAA GGACCAGGACTCAATGCAGTTTCCCAAGGTCACCACCAAGAGCCTTAGTAAGAAGTG CCTAATTCTGAGCCCAATGCCTGCGGCAGAACGCGGCATCCTGCCGGCATTGAAACAGAGCCTGAAGAACAACTTTGCTGAGCGGCAGAAAAGGCTGCAGGTAGTGCAGAGCCGCCGCCTGCACCGCTCTGTGCTGCTGAGCCGGCGCCCTGGAGCCCGGCCATCCTCTCTCGATAGTGGCTCACACCAACCCTATTTCGCAGCCACACGCAATTCCAAGACAGACAGAACCCACGACCgataa